In Calothrix sp. PCC 7507, one DNA window encodes the following:
- a CDS encoding DUF3131 domain-containing protein, translated as MQFWLYMPIPVFSQNPGNSCSSITAPLTPDEKIYAGAAWQYFVKNYQPATGLTNSTGGYPSGTLWDMGNYLMALNAARWLNLTDQADFDARLNKFLTTLNSLKLFEDALPNKVYNAATAQIVDYGNNPIERGIGWSALDVGRMLAAFDVIRTCHPQYNEWLTGIVSKWQVGRSLKDGQLFGATVLPDKQTLLVQEGRLGYEEYSARGYELWGFKAPKAIALEPFKFVEINGVQIPVDTRDFQSTNANNYVVSESYILDGIEFGLPGQLADFAARVLDVQKRRYDTTGQLTAVTEDNIDQEPYFLYNTVYANGQSWATITDANKAYPKLRSVSTKAAFGWRYLFPDNAYAQKVFDAVKDLHSPNNDGYYTGIYEESKQPNKVLTGNTNGLILEILYYKARGNRPLIASAAKSASVEQPSNNSAPTTPAKQPNPNTTKVVEVAVAPIPPVESPQSSSNLKLTRPLTVIERRYAEAAWHYFQANYHAQNGLIDDRSDFKGATLWGLGDYLAALHAARSLDVISPKEFDQKTRHLLAALTKLPLFADELPSRGYDTRSLQPVDYGGNPAPAGTGWSALDLGRILAALYNLKSCHPEYTTAVDKIVLDWSYLRVVREGILSSATVIKGEDGRSLIRVNPETRLGYEEYASRAFQLWGFDVERSVVGGEYQTTSVEGVKVPIQRRRQDTNSQVNQYTVSNPFLLYALEFGLDPQMRSLFEPIFQAQAARYQRTDTLTASATTLIDRKPYTVHSTITAQGDPWVALGDDGQVVPKGRMVSTAVAFAYHALLPEDKYAQKLLQGTTDLNNPLVGFYEGFYETTGKPAIGFTASTNSMILQSLLYKVMNRQPLILPTTAMNSPWWEAVKKGDSGRGLPHTPTQKANLTSHSSETYWISRK; from the coding sequence ATGCAATTTTGGTTATACATGCCAATCCCAGTTTTCTCCCAAAACCCCGGGAACAGTTGTAGCAGCATTACAGCACCGCTCACACCTGATGAGAAGATTTATGCTGGTGCTGCTTGGCAATATTTCGTCAAAAATTATCAACCAGCGACAGGATTGACTAACTCCACTGGGGGTTATCCTTCTGGTACGCTCTGGGATATGGGCAATTACCTGATGGCGCTGAACGCGGCGCGATGGTTAAATCTCACAGACCAAGCAGATTTTGATGCTCGCCTGAATAAGTTTTTAACGACTCTCAACAGCCTGAAGTTATTTGAGGATGCTTTGCCGAATAAAGTTTATAACGCAGCTACTGCACAGATTGTTGATTATGGCAACAATCCGATTGAGCGGGGTATTGGCTGGTCTGCTTTAGACGTTGGTCGGATGCTGGCTGCTTTTGATGTGATTCGGACTTGTCATCCTCAATATAATGAGTGGCTCACGGGTATTGTATCAAAGTGGCAGGTGGGGCGATCGCTCAAAGATGGACAACTTTTTGGCGCTACAGTCCTACCAGATAAACAAACATTATTGGTGCAGGAAGGACGACTAGGTTACGAAGAATATAGTGCTAGAGGTTATGAACTTTGGGGTTTTAAAGCACCCAAGGCGATCGCTTTAGAACCATTTAAGTTTGTTGAGATTAATGGTGTACAGATTCCCGTTGATACCCGCGACTTCCAAAGCACCAATGCTAATAATTACGTTGTCAGTGAATCTTATATCTTAGATGGGATCGAATTTGGCTTACCAGGTCAGTTAGCTGATTTTGCAGCTAGGGTCTTAGATGTGCAAAAACGCCGCTACGATACTACAGGTCAACTGACTGCGGTGACAGAAGACAACATTGACCAAGAACCCTATTTTCTTTACAACACTGTTTACGCTAATGGTCAATCTTGGGCAACAATTACTGATGCCAATAAAGCTTACCCCAAGCTACGCAGTGTCAGCACCAAAGCTGCTTTTGGCTGGCGCTATCTTTTTCCAGATAATGCTTATGCTCAAAAAGTTTTTGATGCTGTGAAGGATCTCCACAGTCCTAACAATGATGGCTATTACACTGGTATTTATGAAGAATCAAAACAACCCAATAAAGTCTTGACTGGCAATACTAACGGGTTGATTTTGGAAATTCTGTATTACAAAGCTAGGGGAAATCGTCCTTTAATTGCATCTGCTGCTAAGAGTGCATCTGTCGAACAACCGAGTAATAACTCTGCTCCGACAACGCCTGCAAAGCAACCGAATCCCAACACTACTAAAGTGGTTGAGGTAGCTGTGGCACCGATTCCACCAGTTGAGAGTCCCCAGTCATCGTCTAACCTCAAACTAACTCGACCTTTAACGGTGATTGAAAGACGCTATGCAGAGGCTGCATGGCACTACTTTCAGGCTAATTATCATGCTCAGAATGGGTTAATCGACGATCGCAGTGACTTTAAAGGCGCGACTCTGTGGGGATTGGGAGATTATTTAGCTGCACTCCACGCAGCGCGATCGCTTGATGTCATTTCCCCCAAGGAATTTGACCAAAAAACTCGCCATCTTTTGGCAGCATTGACAAAACTACCATTATTTGCAGATGAATTGCCGAGTCGGGGTTACGATACGCGATCGCTCCAACCAGTAGATTATGGCGGTAATCCAGCGCCAGCAGGTACGGGTTGGTCAGCGTTGGATCTAGGCAGAATTTTAGCAGCGCTTTACAACTTGAAAAGCTGTCACCCAGAATACACAACAGCCGTAGACAAGATTGTTTTGGATTGGTCATACTTACGCGTGGTGCGTGAGGGGATTCTCTCCAGCGCCACTGTGATCAAAGGTGAAGATGGGCGATCGCTGATTCGCGTCAACCCCGAAACCCGCTTGGGTTATGAAGAATATGCATCTCGTGCTTTTCAATTATGGGGGTTTGATGTTGAGCGTTCTGTAGTTGGGGGTGAATATCAAACTACATCTGTGGAAGGGGTGAAGGTGCCAATCCAACGCCGTCGCCAGGATACTAATTCTCAAGTTAATCAATACACAGTCAGCAATCCTTTCTTACTGTATGCGCTGGAATTTGGCTTAGATCCACAAATGCGATCGCTCTTTGAACCAATTTTCCAAGCCCAAGCCGCACGTTACCAGCGCACCGATACTCTTACCGCCTCCGCTACCACCTTGATTGACCGCAAGCCATACACAGTCCACAGCACAATCACCGCCCAGGGAGATCCTTGGGTAGCTTTAGGCGATGACGGTCAAGTAGTACCAAAAGGACGCATGGTCAGTACAGCAGTAGCTTTTGCCTATCATGCCTTGCTCCCAGAAGATAAATATGCTCAAAAGTTACTCCAAGGAACAACAGACCTCAATAACCCCCTAGTGGGATTCTATGAAGGCTTTTATGAAACCACCGGCAAACCGGCGATTGGTTTCACCGCTAGCACAAATAGCATGATTTTGCAATCCTTACTCTACAAAGTCATGAATCGCCAACCCCTTATTCTCCCAACTACCGCCATGAACTCTCCTTGGTGGGAAGCTGTGAAAAAAGGTGATTCTGGTAGAGGCCTACCCCATACTCCCACACAAAAAGCCAATTTGACCTCTCATAGTTCTGAAACTTATTGGATTTCGCGTAAGTAG
- a CDS encoding four helix bundle protein, which produces MNRTPAKSFQDLLVWQKAHQFVLSTYMFTEKFPKTEIYGLTSQFRRAAVSIAANIAEGFKKRTRPDKARFMNIAQGSLEECRYYLILAKDLGYGDSTELMSQLEPVSKLLDAYHKSLLNPHP; this is translated from the coding sequence ATGAATAGAACACCAGCAAAGAGTTTTCAGGATTTGCTTGTTTGGCAAAAGGCACATCAATTTGTTTTGTCTACATACATGTTTACTGAGAAGTTTCCGAAAACAGAGATATATGGACTGACTTCTCAATTCAGACGAGCTGCTGTGTCAATTGCAGCCAACATTGCCGAAGGGTTTAAGAAAAGAACCAGACCTGATAAGGCTCGGTTTATGAACATCGCACAAGGTTCTCTTGAAGAATGCCGCTATTATCTGATTTTGGCGAAAGACCTCGGATATGGCGACAGTACAGAGTTGATGTCTCAACTGGAGCCAGTCAGTAAATTATTAGATGCCTACCATAAATCCTTACTGAATCCTCACCCCTGA
- a CDS encoding DUF3131 domain-containing protein has product MSSDFQPPPKSLSILSSVGGVVTAAIAISGLNFWSKQLAQNSPIQKPQILISQTTSPVKAAEIIARLDNQSVVLPGTPVDPSQLKVAAIPYVAPGVGTLSAEETATARQAWFYFQRNWNNETGLVNAVDNFASVTMWDQAAAIAALVSARELDIVPAAEFEAKMSKMLKTLASMPLYKKELPNKVYNSKTLVPVNYGQVEKKEEIGWSAIDLGRMAIWLKIVGAKYPNLRSQTEAVWQHWQVKRLTKNGQMYGTAVVSGKEQYNQEGRLGYENYAAYGLKLWGLNVKQALDYQSHTAFINLYGQGIPYDRRDYKNSGANNYVLSEPYILDGIETGFQALPKAYADRVLAAQAARYQATKQLTAVTEDNLDRSPYFVYSSLFVNGEPWATITDTQKQHNNLRFLSAKAAIGWHVLYNTNYTRQLFDFVQTNLKSQDGWYNGFYESLREPNKSLTANNNGVILESLLYKKVGQPLTVWAGVRGQESGVGSQNSGVRSQESK; this is encoded by the coding sequence ATGAGTTCTGATTTTCAACCACCACCTAAGAGCCTGTCAATACTTTCTTCAGTAGGAGGGGTGGTGACAGCAGCGATCGCAATTTCTGGTCTAAATTTCTGGTCTAAACAACTTGCTCAAAATTCTCCCATACAAAAGCCTCAAATATTAATATCCCAAACTACTTCTCCGGTGAAAGCAGCTGAAATCATCGCTAGACTTGACAACCAATCAGTAGTTTTACCGGGGACACCTGTTGATCCTAGTCAACTGAAAGTTGCCGCAATTCCTTATGTTGCGCCTGGGGTGGGAACACTAAGTGCAGAGGAAACTGCAACTGCTCGTCAGGCTTGGTTCTATTTTCAGCGGAACTGGAATAATGAAACAGGCTTGGTGAATGCTGTCGATAATTTTGCTTCGGTGACTATGTGGGATCAAGCAGCTGCGATCGCTGCTTTAGTTAGCGCTAGAGAACTCGATATCGTACCTGCGGCGGAGTTTGAAGCCAAAATGAGCAAGATGTTAAAGACGTTAGCATCTATGCCTCTATATAAAAAAGAACTACCAAATAAAGTTTATAACTCCAAAACCCTTGTACCTGTTAATTACGGTCAAGTAGAGAAAAAGGAAGAAATTGGTTGGTCTGCGATCGATTTAGGGCGGATGGCAATTTGGTTAAAAATTGTTGGGGCGAAGTATCCAAACTTGCGATCGCAGACTGAAGCTGTTTGGCAACATTGGCAAGTTAAACGGCTCACTAAAAACGGACAAATGTATGGTACTGCCGTTGTTTCCGGCAAAGAACAGTATAACCAAGAAGGTCGCTTAGGTTATGAAAATTATGCTGCCTATGGCTTGAAGTTGTGGGGGTTAAATGTCAAGCAAGCCTTAGACTATCAATCTCACACAGCCTTCATTAATCTTTATGGACAAGGAATTCCCTACGATCGCCGTGATTATAAAAACTCTGGCGCTAATAACTACGTCCTGAGTGAGCCTTATATTTTAGATGGTATTGAAACTGGTTTTCAAGCTCTACCAAAAGCCTATGCAGACAGGGTTTTAGCCGCTCAGGCTGCGCGCTATCAAGCCACAAAACAATTAACCGCAGTCACCGAAGACAACCTAGATCGCTCCCCTTACTTCGTTTATAGCAGCTTGTTTGTCAACGGAGAACCTTGGGCAACCATCACAGATACCCAAAAACAGCACAACAATTTGCGGTTTCTCAGTGCCAAAGCGGCGATCGGCTGGCATGTACTATATAACACTAATTACACACGCCAATTGTTTGATTTTGTTCAAACCAACCTTAAATCTCAAGACGGCTGGTACAACGGCTTTTATGAGTCTCTACGTGAGCCAAATAAATCTCTTACTGCCAATAATAACGGCGTAATTCTGGAAAGCTTACTGTATAAAAAAGTCGGTCAGCCGCTAACTGTTTGGGCGGGAGTTAGGGGTCAGGAGTCGGGAGTTGGGAGTCAGAATTCAGGAGTTAGGAGTCAGGAGTCAAAATGA
- a CDS encoding DEAD/DEAH box helicase, with protein MSDIFNRLAPFIQEYIYHHNWTELRPAQIAACEVIFDTDAHLLVAAATAAGKTEAAFLPIVTRLYEKPTNTIGALYIGPIKALINDQFERLNDLLKLADIPVWHWHGDVSQSHKNQLFKNPKGILQITPESLESLLINKNHELMRLFGDLQFVVIDEIHAFMGSERGCQIICQLERLAMLTKTQPRRIGLSATLGDYSMAEDWLRSGTDKIVITPKIEAGKRQVKLAVEHFYSEVEESEVTDYEKYIFNLTQSRKCLIFANNRTQTESIIASLRKIAVEESLPDIYHVHHGSISASLRQAAENAMREPNHPAVTAATLTLELGIDIGHLERVIQLESPLSVASFLQRLGRTGRRGEAADMRFVCVEDKASLTASLPEQIPWQLLQCIAIIQLYLEERWIEPIKPVKYPLSLLYHQTMSILAATGELSPAALAKQVLSMPPFAAISQADFLLLLRYLIDIDHIQKTEQGKLIIGLTGEKVVRKFQFYAVFAESQEYAVKQGTTEIGSILMPPPVGNQFALAGRTWEVVEVDFKKRAIAVKPVAGKSTIYWRGGSGIINTKVLQRMRQVLLEDAEYSYLQNNAQQRLQKVRQLAINAGLDKQNILQLEKGKCCIFPWMGTLAYRTLERWLNSCCRESLEIKSIGGVNPYYLTIKLGKEKCQQLNEEISALREQRITAEYLLSESEAPENQKYDKFIPYPLLRKAFADDYLDIAELQQQLMVW; from the coding sequence ATGAGTGATATATTCAATCGCCTAGCACCATTTATTCAAGAATATATTTATCATCACAATTGGACTGAATTACGCCCAGCCCAAATAGCAGCTTGTGAAGTCATCTTTGACACGGATGCTCACTTGTTAGTTGCCGCTGCAACGGCTGCAGGTAAAACAGAAGCAGCATTTTTGCCAATTGTAACTCGATTATATGAAAAGCCAACTAATACTATAGGGGCATTGTATATTGGTCCGATTAAAGCTTTAATTAATGACCAATTTGAACGCCTTAATGATTTATTGAAATTAGCAGATATACCTGTATGGCATTGGCATGGTGATGTTTCTCAAAGTCATAAAAATCAACTTTTTAAAAATCCTAAAGGCATTTTACAAATTACACCTGAATCTTTAGAAAGCTTATTAATCAATAAAAATCATGAACTGATGCGCTTATTTGGTGATTTACAGTTTGTGGTAATTGATGAAATTCATGCCTTTATGGGTTCAGAACGGGGTTGTCAGATTATTTGCCAATTAGAGCGGTTGGCAATGTTAACAAAAACACAACCCCGCCGGATTGGTTTGTCTGCAACTCTCGGTGATTATTCAATGGCGGAAGATTGGTTACGCTCTGGGACTGATAAGATAGTAATCACACCAAAAATTGAGGCGGGAAAACGCCAGGTTAAGCTAGCTGTAGAACATTTTTATAGTGAAGTTGAGGAGTCAGAGGTGACAGATTATGAAAAATATATTTTTAACCTCACTCAATCACGTAAATGTCTAATTTTTGCGAACAATCGCACTCAAACTGAATCTATAATTGCTTCCTTGCGAAAAATCGCTGTGGAAGAATCATTACCAGATATCTATCATGTGCATCATGGCAGTATTTCTGCGAGTTTGCGACAAGCTGCTGAAAATGCGATGCGGGAACCTAATCATCCAGCGGTAACTGCGGCAACACTTACTTTAGAATTAGGTATAGATATTGGTCATTTAGAGCGAGTTATTCAGTTAGAATCACCTCTTTCTGTCGCCAGTTTTTTACAACGTTTAGGACGCACAGGGAGAAGAGGTGAGGCTGCTGATATGCGCTTTGTTTGTGTTGAAGATAAAGCTTCATTGACAGCATCTCTACCAGAGCAGATTCCTTGGCAACTTCTACAGTGTATCGCTATTATCCAACTTTATCTAGAAGAGCGTTGGATTGAACCAATTAAACCAGTCAAATATCCTTTGAGTTTGCTTTATCATCAGACAATGAGCATTTTAGCTGCAACCGGTGAACTGTCACCTGCTGCCTTAGCTAAACAAGTTTTAAGTATGCCACCATTTGCAGCTATTTCTCAAGCAGATTTCCTCTTATTGCTCCGCTATTTAATTGATATTGACCATATTCAAAAAACTGAACAAGGTAAATTAATTATCGGTTTGACTGGGGAAAAAGTGGTGAGAAAATTTCAGTTTTATGCAGTCTTTGCTGAGAGTCAGGAATATGCGGTGAAGCAAGGTACAACAGAAATTGGTAGTATATTAATGCCGCCGCCTGTTGGCAATCAATTTGCTTTGGCGGGGAGAACCTGGGAAGTAGTAGAAGTTGATTTCAAAAAAAGAGCGATCGCTGTTAAACCAGTAGCCGGAAAATCTACTATTTATTGGCGTGGTGGCAGTGGGATAATTAATACAAAAGTTTTGCAACGGATGCGGCAAGTTTTGTTGGAAGATGCTGAATATAGCTACTTACAAAATAATGCTCAACAGCGGTTACAAAAAGTTCGTCAACTCGCGATTAATGCTGGATTAGATAAACAAAATATTTTGCAATTAGAGAAGGGTAAATGTTGTATTTTTCCCTGGATGGGTACGCTAGCTTACCGCACTTTAGAAAGATGGCTGAATTCTTGCTGTCGAGAATCTCTGGAAATTAAAAGTATTGGTGGGGTAAATCCCTATTATTTGACAATAAAATTAGGCAAGGAGAAATGTCAACAGCTTAATGAGGAAATCTCTGCGTTGCGTGAACAACGAATTACTGCAGAATATTTATTAAGTGAATCTGAAGCACCGGAAAATCAAAAGTATGATAAATTTATCCCTTATCCACTTTTGCGGAAAGCTTTTGCTGATGATTATTTAGATATTGCAGAACTCCAACAGCAATTGATGGTTTGGTAA